The genomic segment AGTCTGGACTCCTACATGCTCATCTGCATATAGTCCCCCGATAGTTAACAAACTCGCTATTCCAATCACAATTAACGGGTTTTTTGCCATTGTGATGGAAAAACGGCCAAGAAATCGACCGAAACCATCGGTACCACCATTTTTGGCAATTTTCTCAGTTTTCACTGTGTTTTTACTGTTACCACCATTGCGGCGGGCTTTTTTCAATATTTTTTTCTCTGCCCTGCTGTCCAGCAGGTACAGCACAGGCATCAGTATAAACATGGACACGAAGTAGCACTGAACCACACCGATTAAGCTCATCTTTCCGAAATCCCTGATCATTGGTACCGGTGAGATAAACAGGGCCACAAAACCGAGGCTGGTTGCAATTATCGCCGTGCCCACAGCTGGCCCCATATGTTTTATGGTCTCGATAATGGCCTCGGATGCGGTTTCTCCCCGTGCCAGTTCCTCCTCTGCCCTATTATGGAACTGGATGGCATAGTCCACACCAAGACCGATGAGGATAGGAAATACTGCCATTGACACCATTGTCATGGGTACATTTGTAAAGCCCATAGCTCCGAAGGTATATATGATTCCTATCAGGACTACGGGTAAGGGGAGAAGTTTCCAGCGTACATGTCTGAATGCTATAAGTAGTGCTACTACCATCAGAATTCCTGAAATGGCAAGCATTGCACCCATACTTTTATTCATCTCTTCCTGCATTGCTATCATAAAAGCAGGTTCACCAGTAACGATTGTGGATGTGCCTGCCGGGAAATTAGCCCAGATAACAGCAGTTTTGGTCTCTGACAGCACCCATTCCGTATGCTCTGTCGTAACATCCCCGCTCATTTCAATCAAGACAATTGCATGGCGGTCATCAGGCATCAACTGGGTAAGATATTCCTCAGGAGTGTGGGAAATAATCTGTTGGATGGTATGTTTATCTTCGGGTATATCGGAATGACCGTACTGCTGGGATGCAAAATCTTTTATGAGTGTGACAATGCTGAATGTACCTTTGACATCTTTTTTTCCTTCCATCAATGTTCCCAGTCTATCCATGGCTTTCAGAACTTCAGGGTCTGTAATGTCATCTGATTCTACAAGAACGATTATTGCCGAGGTACCAAAATTTTGTTTATAAAGATAATCAAAATCCTGGTATAGTTTCGAGGTTTTTTCGACAAAGGTATCTGTACCAGATTCAGTACTGATTTTCCCGGCACCGTAGAATGAGGCAAATATTAAAAGAAAAGCTACCAGAAGGATTAACAAAGTGCGTTTTTCTATGAATATCCCGATTTTTTCGTAGATGTCTTTTATGGACAAATTCATACGACACTTCAATACCTGAATAGTATTTAATTCTTTTTGTTATTAAAATAACAACAGATTTGTTTTAATTATTATTACATAATATATAAGTGTCTTAGAATTTATATACCAAATATTCATTGATAACGTTTAATGAGGAAAGTGAATATGAAGGAAACAAAATCAATTTGCCCGGAATGCCATAATCTGATTGATGCGGTAATTTTTGATAAGGACAATAAGACATACATTGAAAAGAACTGCAAAGACCATGGAACATTCAGGGATGTCTATTGGGGGGACTCCAGACAATACCACCGTTTTGATAAATACCTTCATAATGGAAATGGTATCGCAAACCATTTTATTTCGGATAATAGAGGATGCCCCCAGGATTGCGGTATATGTGGTTTGCACAAGACTACAACCATTCTTGCAAATATTGATGTTACTAACCGCTGCAACATGCGCTGTCCCATCTGTTTTGCCAATGCAGCTGCTGCAGGCTATCTGTATGAACCCACAATTGAACAAATCCATGATATGATGACTGTGCTCAGGAACCAGGAACCTGTCAAATGTACTGCGATTCAATTCTCAGGTGGCGAACCCACACTGCGGTCAGATCTGTTTGGACTAATTCAAATGGCAAAAGAAATGGGATTCAAACATATACAGCTGGCAACTAATGGTATAAAGCTTTCAGAAAGTGTTGAGTACTGCCGCAATTTGTCTGAATCCGGACTGAAGACTGTA from the Methanosarcinales archaeon genome contains:
- a CDS encoding RND family transporter produces the protein MLILLVAFLLIFASFYGAGKISTESGTDTFVEKTSKLYQDFDYLYKQNFGTSAIIVLVESDDITDPEVLKAMDRLGTLMEGKKDVKGTFSIVTLIKDFASQQYGHSDIPEDKHTIQQIISHTPEEYLTQLMPDDRHAIVLIEMSGDVTTEHTEWVLSETKTAVIWANFPAGTSTIVTGEPAFMIAMQEEMNKSMGAMLAISGILMVVALLIAFRHVRWKLLPLPVVLIGIIYTFGAMGFTNVPMTMVSMAVFPILIGLGVDYAIQFHNRAEEELARGETASEAIIETIKHMGPAVGTAIIATSLGFVALFISPVPMIRDFGKMSLIGVVQCYFVSMFILMPVLYLLDSRAEKKILKKARRNGGNSKNTVKTEKIAKNGGTDGFGRFLGRFSITMAKNPLIVIGIASLLTIGGLYADEHVGVQTDTQKFVPQDMKPLLDFDKLNNLIGGSDQLNIIIKAEDVTDPAVIQWMDDFGRNEVEKQKDIISSDSLATAITLAYGSIPPDPSVVNSIMDGLPGTIKDRYVMGGDLGILNLKIAPNLRIEQTAALIENVKNDIEWYPPPTGVSTTVTGQQVAMTSILDALTSGRTATGYLGLTLIFFGLLVIYRDWMKAFVPILPILMVTGWSGGVMYLLGMEYNPLTATLGALVLGIGAEFTILMMERYFEERENGLLPMEAMETASSKIGQAIIASGFTVILGFSALIVTPFPMLSDFGVVTVIAVGFSLLSTLIVLPPIMVQLDIWRSKKNVRKNSSTIKI